From the genome of Silurus meridionalis isolate SWU-2019-XX chromosome 12, ASM1480568v1, whole genome shotgun sequence, one region includes:
- the glod4 gene encoding glyoxalase domain-containing protein 4: MMAHRRALHFVFKVGDRSKTAVFYRDVLGMKILRHEEFEEGCKATCNGPYDGKWSKTMVGFGPENDHFVAELTYNYGVGEYKLGNDFLGFTVQSNQAVSNARKIGWPLTEVGEALYLAEAPGGYRFYLLDKDQPDHDPVQKITLGVSDLQRSVHYWSSLLGMKVMEKSEAKKSVLMAFTDSQCKLELQDIGAAVDHGTAFGRIAFSCPREQLHGIEALMKKENQKILTPLVSLDTPGKATVEVVILADPDGHEICFVGDEAFRQLSAFDPDGNELLDKAMAADKSDEWFAKHKKQKASA; the protein is encoded by the exons ATGATGGCGCACAGAAGGGctctgcattttgtttttaaagtagGAGACAGGAGTAAGACAGCTGTCTTTTACAGGGATGTCCTCGGTATGAAG ATTTTACGCCATGAGGAATTTGAAGAGGGCTGCAAGGCAACGTGTAATGG GCCTTATGATGGAAAATGGAGTAAAACCATGGTCGGCTTTGGTCCAGAGAATGATCACTTTGTAGCCGAGTTGACATATAACTATGGAGTCGGAGAATACAAACTTGGCAATGACTTTTTG GGTTTCACCGTACAGTCGAATCAAGCTGTCAGCAATGCCAGGAAAATAGGTTGGCCTCTTACTGAGGTTGGGGAAGCTCTGTATTTGGCAGAAGCACCTGGTGGATATCGATTCTACCTGCTCGACAAAGATCAGCCAGATCATG ATCCGGTTCAGAAAATCACCTTGGGCGTGTCTGACCTGCAGCGCtctgtacattactggtcttcACTGCTGGGGATGAAAGTGATGGAGAAAAGTGAGGCGAAGAAAAGCGTTCTAATGGCATTCACAGACAGTCAG TGTAAACTGGAGCTACAGGATATCGGGGCTGCTGTGGATCATGGAACAGCTTTTGGCAGGATTGCGTTTTCTTGCCCACGAGAACAG TTACATGGTATTGAGGCTCTGATGAAAAAGGAAAACCAGAAGATCCTCACGCCCCTCGTCAGCCTGGACACTCCGGGGAAGGCAACTGTGGAAGTGGTCATTCTGGCTGATCCT GACGGACATGAGATCTGCTTTGTTGGAGATGAAGCATTCCGCCAGCTGTCCGCCTTTGACCCTGATGGAAATGAATTGCTTGATAAG gcCATGGCTGCTGATAAGAGCGACGAATGGtttgcaaaacacaaaaagcagAAGGCGTCCGCATAA
- the mrm3a gene encoding rRNA methyltransferase 3A, mitochondrial, with the protein MAALIGNVSRELLLMTERSCNSVVVTPRRFIRGLRRRPVAVIYPGDEHETLIKPAEQNKQRKYQSDPEKEKDKTRTNKTDGRRLKEDTSDSGQHGEGRSTGNFPRVTVESRGVRQQLGGLRFDKALPGDKRLAKLVSIARSRSFREQECKVVLEGKRLICDALAAGATPQVLFFSRVERLQELPLEKLGQASLVKVKFEDMKIWSDLVTPQGIIAIFSKPDESRLTFSRDLRLQSVPLFLICDQVRDPGSLGTILRCAAAAGCDRVLLTRGCVDPWEPKVLRAAMGAHFRVPILSGLNWDSVFEHLPKPVTVHVADDGSRNTRNGDAEEYTESDSDESDDEQSLPWVEQKVYHENWAQTNTALVISGETCGLSSEALHLAEETDGCKLFVPMAPGIECLNSAMMASILLFEGRRQLKKFALKTTRAKSLIH; encoded by the exons ATGGCGGCGCTCATCGGAAACGTGAGTCGAGAGCTGCTTTTAATGACTGAGAGGAGCTGTAACAGTGTAGTTGTAACTCCCCGAAGGTTTATTCGAGGTCTGAGGCGGAGACCTGTAGCAGTGATTTATCCCGGAGATGAACATGAGACTCTCATTAAACCAGCTGAGCAAAACAAACAGCGCAAGTATCAGTCTGAccctgagaaagagaaagacaagaCACGAACTAACAAGACAGACGGACGGAGGCTTAAAGAGGACACATCGGATTCAGGGCAACATGGAGAGGGGAGATCTACTGGAAACTTTCCCAGAGTAACAGTAGAGAGTCGCGGTGTGAGGCAGCAGCTGGGCGGTCTGCGGTTTGATAAAGCTCTTCCTGGAGACAAGAGACTCGC AAAGCTGGTGAGCATCGCTCGTTCCAGGTCATTTCGAGAGCAGGAGTGCAAAGTGGTGCTGGAGGGAAAGCGCCTGATCTGCGACGCTCTGGCTGCTGGAGCCACTCCTCAGGTGCTGTTCTTCAGCAGAGTGGAGCGTCTGCAAGAACTCCCTCTGGAGAAACTGGGCCAGGCGTCTCTGGTCAAGGTCAAATTTGAGGACATGAAAATCTGGTCTGATCTGGTCACTCCTCAGGGGATTATTG CCATATTCTCGAAGCCCGATGAATCTCGGCTCACGTTCTCCAGAGATCTTCGGCTCCAGTCCGTCCCGCTGTTCCTGATCTGTGACCAGGTGCGAGACCCGGGGAGCCTGGGCACCATCCTGCGCTGTGCCGCTGCAGCCGGGTGCGATCGTGTCCTCCTCACTCGAG GATGCGTGGATCCGTGGGAGCCGAAGGTTCTGCGTGCTGCAATGGGAGCCCATTTCCGTGTGCCCATACTCTCAGGGCTGAACTGGGACTCGGTTTTCGAGCACTTACCGAAGCCAGTGACTGTCCATGTCGCAGATGATGGAAGCAGGAACACGAGGAATGGAGACGCAGAGGAGTACACCGAGTCAGACTCTGATGAATCTGATGATGAACAGTCTCTTCCATGGGTGGAGCAGAAGGTGTATCATGAGAACTGGGCGCAGACAAACACAGCGCTAGTGATTAGCGGCGAGACCTGCGGACTGAGCTCGGAGGCTCTGCATCTGGCTGAGGAAACAGATGGTTGTAAACTCTTTGTTCCTATGGCTCCAGGAATCGAGTGTCTGAATTCAGCTATGATGGCTAGTATCCTTCTATTCGAAGGGCGGAGACAACTGAAGAAATTTGCACTGAAAACAACAAGAGCCAAATCCCTCATTCACTGA